In Neorhizobium galegae, the following proteins share a genomic window:
- the flgB gene encoding flagellar basal body rod protein FlgB, translating to MQPIQLFEMASRQADWLSVRQEVVAGNIANANTPKFKAKDITPFDSVLDRTHVPMARTNPGHFASNDLSDEIDIKASELNDEIGVQESGNTVSLADELTKTGEIKRQYELSTGLVKSFHSMMLTLVKR from the coding sequence ATGCAACCGATTCAATTGTTCGAAATGGCATCCCGTCAGGCCGATTGGCTTTCGGTGCGCCAGGAAGTTGTTGCGGGCAACATCGCGAATGCCAACACGCCGAAGTTCAAGGCGAAAGACATCACGCCTTTTGATTCGGTGCTGGACCGCACGCATGTTCCGATGGCCCGCACCAATCCGGGCCATTTCGCCAGCAACGACCTCAGCGATGAGATCGACATCAAGGCATCGGAGCTGAACGACGAAATCGGCGTCCAGGAATCCGGAAATACCGTCTCGCTGGCCGATGAGCTGACGAAGACGGGTGAAATCAAACGCCAATACGAATTGAGCACAGGACTAGTGAAATCGTTTCACAGCATGATGCTGACGTTAGTTAAGAGGTAA
- a CDS encoding DUF1217 domain-containing protein produces MITTYTSYAMISRDMSKSLERVAEKPEVARESEYYLSKIGSIKTIDDFMADTRIYNYALKAHGLEDMAYAKAFIRKVLTEGTDNKADFANQLSDSRYSQLAESLNFAAFGTTATSFDKAQKGVVDKFQRQTLEEDAGVDNMGVRLALYFERTAPTIKSGMEVLADDALSEVMRTALGMSADMIGADLDRQAKYIEDTVKIADFQDPAKVNKFLERFTAMWEISNPTESYDPLAVFNSPSSSGISTDLLISINNLKLGGK; encoded by the coding sequence GTGATCACGACCTATACCAGCTACGCAATGATCAGCCGCGACATGTCGAAGTCGCTGGAACGCGTCGCCGAAAAGCCGGAAGTTGCGCGCGAGAGCGAATATTACCTCTCCAAGATCGGCAGCATCAAAACCATCGACGACTTCATGGCCGATACGCGCATCTATAATTACGCGCTGAAGGCTCACGGTCTCGAGGATATGGCGTATGCCAAGGCGTTCATCCGCAAGGTCCTGACCGAGGGTACCGACAACAAGGCGGATTTCGCCAACCAGCTCTCCGACAGTCGCTATTCGCAGCTCGCGGAATCCCTGAATTTTGCCGCCTTTGGCACCACCGCCACCTCCTTCGACAAGGCCCAGAAGGGCGTCGTTGACAAGTTCCAGCGCCAGACGCTGGAAGAGGATGCGGGCGTCGACAACATGGGTGTCCGGCTGGCGCTCTATTTCGAGCGCACCGCCCCAACGATCAAATCCGGCATGGAAGTTCTTGCCGACGACGCGCTTTCGGAAGTCATGCGCACCGCGCTTGGAATGTCGGCCGACATGATCGGGGCCGACCTCGACCGCCAGGCCAAATACATCGAAGACACGGTCAAGATCGCGGATTTCCAGGACCCGGCCAAGGTCAACAAATTTCTCGAGCGGTTCACGGCGATGTGGGAGATCAGCAATCCCACCGAGAGCTACGATCCGCTCGCCGTCTTCAATTCCCCATCGTCGAGCGGAATTTCCACGGATCTTCTGATCTCGATCAATAACCTGAAACTCGGAGGCAAATGA
- the fliI gene encoding flagellar protein export ATPase FliI — protein MMEAAILDAVNGGKLAQLAGLSARYSDPAFSVAHGGHVRTIAAGHYTVAGLSKHVRLGEFVAHRSATGIHLGEVVRVEPDIIYVCPIEPGEPIGIGDTVIRKGAFRVAPDNSWCGRTINSLGEPIDGKGPVGRGLHPRSIANTAPPSMTRSRVEKGFRTGVRAIDIFSPLCLGQRLGIFAGSGVGKSTLLSMLARADSFDKVVIALVGERGREVREFIEDTLGEHMSKSIAVVATSDESPMLRKMAPLVAITIAEHFRDQGDNVLFIADSVTRFAHAIREVAVAAGEPPIARGYPASVFTELPRLLERAGPGVEGTGTITAIISILVDGDNHNDPIADSTRGILDGHIVLERSLAEEGRYPPINPLSSISRLARKAWTEDQEKLVSRLKSLVHRYEETRDLRLIGGYRAGSDPDLDMAIKQVPVIYEVLKQTPGEKPTLDAYADLANALRAAAGQANPQSAIARR, from the coding sequence ATGATGGAAGCGGCTATCCTCGATGCAGTCAACGGCGGCAAGCTGGCCCAGCTTGCCGGCCTTTCGGCACGTTATTCCGACCCGGCCTTCTCGGTCGCCCACGGTGGTCATGTCAGGACCATCGCTGCAGGACATTATACCGTCGCGGGCTTGTCGAAACACGTGCGGCTTGGCGAATTCGTCGCCCATCGCAGCGCGACCGGCATCCATCTCGGCGAAGTGGTCCGCGTCGAGCCGGACATCATCTACGTCTGCCCCATCGAACCCGGCGAGCCGATCGGCATCGGCGATACGGTGATCCGCAAGGGCGCCTTCCGTGTCGCGCCGGACAATAGCTGGTGTGGACGCACGATCAATTCGCTCGGAGAACCGATCGACGGCAAGGGTCCGGTCGGGCGCGGCCTTCATCCGCGTTCGATCGCCAATACCGCTCCGCCTTCGATGACACGCAGCCGCGTCGAAAAGGGTTTCAGGACAGGGGTCCGGGCGATCGACATCTTCTCGCCGCTCTGCCTCGGCCAGCGCCTCGGCATTTTCGCCGGCTCGGGCGTCGGCAAGTCGACGCTTCTCTCGATGCTCGCCAGAGCCGACTCCTTCGACAAGGTGGTGATCGCGCTGGTCGGCGAGCGCGGCCGCGAAGTGCGCGAATTCATCGAGGATACGCTTGGCGAGCACATGTCGAAATCGATCGCCGTCGTCGCGACCAGCGACGAAAGCCCGATGCTGCGCAAGATGGCCCCGCTGGTGGCGATCACCATCGCCGAACATTTCCGCGACCAGGGCGACAACGTCCTGTTCATCGCCGACAGCGTCACTCGTTTTGCCCATGCGATCCGCGAAGTCGCCGTTGCGGCCGGCGAACCGCCGATCGCCCGCGGTTACCCGGCGTCGGTCTTCACCGAGCTGCCGCGTCTGCTTGAGCGCGCCGGCCCGGGCGTCGAAGGAACGGGCACGATCACCGCGATCATCTCGATCCTCGTCGATGGCGACAACCACAACGACCCGATCGCCGACTCGACCCGCGGCATTCTCGACGGTCACATCGTTCTCGAGCGTTCGCTTGCCGAGGAAGGCCGCTACCCGCCGATCAACCCGCTCTCCTCGATCTCGCGTCTTGCCCGCAAGGCCTGGACCGAGGATCAGGAAAAGCTGGTGTCGCGCCTGAAATCGCTGGTGCACCGCTACGAGGAGACCCGTGACCTGCGCCTGATCGGCGGTTATCGCGCCGGCAGCGATCCGGACCTCGACATGGCGATCAAGCAGGTGCCGGTCATCTATGAAGTCTTGAAGCAGACGCCGGGGGAAAAGCCGACGCTCGACGCTTACGCGGATCTGGCCAATGCGCTGCGGGCGGCGGCAGGGCAGGCCAATCCGCAGTCGGCCATAGCCAGAAGGTGA
- a CDS encoding flagellar hook-basal body complex protein FliE, with product MIDKIQNLSSLSLTNGLDEVGSASSSTLAGGIATTPGQNTGMDFGSIMANMATDTMNSLKGAESMSFKAIQGKANTREVVDAVLEAQQSLQTAMALRDKIVSAYLEVTKMQI from the coding sequence ATGATCGACAAGATTCAAAACCTTAGCTCTCTCTCGCTGACCAACGGCCTCGACGAGGTCGGTTCCGCAAGCAGCTCCACGCTCGCCGGCGGCATCGCGACGACGCCCGGCCAGAACACCGGCATGGATTTCGGCAGCATCATGGCCAACATGGCGACGGACACGATGAACAGCCTGAAGGGCGCGGAATCGATGTCCTTCAAGGCCATCCAGGGCAAGGCGAATACCCGTGAAGTCGTCGATGCGGTTCTTGAAGCGCAGCAGTCGCTCCAGACCGCCATGGCGCTGCGCGACAAGATCGTGTCCGCCTATCTCGAAGTCACGAAAATGCAGATCTAG
- the flgF gene encoding flagellar basal-body rod protein FlgF produces the protein MQSGLYVGISSQIALERRLNTIADNMANMNTVGFRSTEVKFDEVLSKTQNDIGAKVAFVTQGNDYLSTRTGEMQRTGNPLDFAIKGNAWFAIDTPAGQVLTRDGRFTMDELGQLRSIRGYAVLDAGGAPIQLNRDGGPPTVGSDGIIRQNEQPVASLGLFTADVTKGFVRHDNSGVITVDNPQPVLEGIENSVVQGYLEGANVNGIREMTQLIQVNRAFESISSLMRDSETSLDDAIKTLGGSNA, from the coding sequence ATGCAGTCCGGACTTTACGTCGGCATCTCTTCCCAGATCGCGCTCGAGCGCCGCTTGAACACGATCGCCGACAATATGGCCAACATGAACACCGTCGGCTTCCGTTCCACGGAGGTCAAGTTCGACGAGGTCTTGAGCAAGACCCAGAACGATATCGGTGCGAAGGTCGCGTTCGTCACCCAGGGCAACGACTATCTGTCGACCCGTACCGGCGAAATGCAGCGCACGGGCAACCCGCTGGACTTCGCAATCAAGGGCAATGCCTGGTTCGCGATCGATACGCCGGCCGGCCAGGTGCTGACCCGCGACGGCCGTTTCACGATGGACGAGCTCGGCCAGCTCCGTTCGATCCGCGGTTATGCGGTTCTCGATGCCGGTGGTGCTCCGATCCAGCTCAACCGCGACGGCGGCCCTCCGACTGTCGGCTCCGACGGTATCATCCGGCAGAACGAGCAGCCGGTCGCCAGCCTCGGTCTGTTCACGGCTGACGTCACGAAGGGCTTCGTCCGCCACGACAACTCCGGCGTCATCACCGTCGATAACCCGCAGCCGGTGCTCGAGGGCATCGAGAACTCCGTCGTTCAGGGTTACCTCGAAGGGGCGAACGTCAACGGCATCCGCGAAATGACCCAGCTGATCCAGGTCAATCGCGCTTTCGAAAGCATCTCGTCGCTGATGCGCGACAGCGAGACCTCGCTGGACGATGCGATCAAGACACTCGGCGGCTCCAACGCTTAA
- the flgC gene encoding flagellar basal body rod protein FlgC: MDPLSASLKIAGSGMEAQSTRLRIVSENIANARSTGDTPGADPYRRKTITFGSELDKASGVDVVEIKKLGNDSSKFIEEYDPDHPAADAKGMVKMPNVNMLIEMGDMREANRSYDANIQTIKQTRELIAATIDLLKAGQ, encoded by the coding sequence ATGGATCCGCTTTCAGCCTCCCTGAAGATCGCTGGATCGGGAATGGAGGCGCAGTCGACACGTCTGCGCATCGTTTCCGAAAACATCGCCAACGCCCGCTCCACCGGCGACACGCCCGGTGCCGACCCCTACCGCCGCAAGACGATCACCTTCGGCTCCGAGTTGGACAAGGCAAGCGGCGTGGACGTGGTCGAGATCAAGAAGCTCGGCAACGACAGCTCCAAGTTCATCGAGGAATATGATCCGGACCACCCGGCCGCCGATGCGAAGGGCATGGTCAAGATGCCCAACGTCAACATGCTGATCGAGATGGGCGACATGCGCGAAGCCAATCGTTCCTATGACGCAAACATCCAGACCATCAAGCAGACGCGCGAACTGATCGCAGCGACGATTGACCTTCTGAAGGCCGGACAATGA